The nucleotide sequence TTCCTACTCACGGGTCACGAGCTTAGGGCCGCTCGGCGAACTGGCGCAGATGGGCCACCGCCAGCGTCTGCTCGGCGCCGTACTCAACGAACGTCGTCGCCGGGACGAAGCCCAACCGCCGGGCCAGCCGCAGCGACCGGGTGTTGCGGCTGTCGGTGACCACGATGACCGGCTCGTCCGGTAGTTCGGCGGCCGCGGCCCGGAGCACGGCGTGCGCGGCGCGGAACGCCAGGCCGCGGCCCCACCGGTCGCGGTCGAGTGTGTACGACAGCTCGAGTTCCTCGCCGCCGGGAGCGACGTGGCCGGGGTGGTGCATGCCGCGCCGCGTCAGCGACATGGTCCCGACGAGCGTGTCGGTGGCCTTATCGGCCAGCACGAACGCGCCAGGGGCGTCGGTCACCGCACCCACGCCGGCGGCGTCGAGGTCGTGTTCGACGGCATGCCGGGGCTGCGGCCCGCCGAGGTGCGCCCGCACGTCCGGGTCGATCGCGTGGGCGATGATCGCCTCCCGGTCGGACTCGCGGGCCTTGCGCAGCACGACGTCACCGACGTCGAGGTACACCGCGGTGAACGTCCGTCCTGGCACCGGTCGAGTGTGCCACCCCCGTCCCCCGGTGATTTCGGCGCGCGGACGTTCGCCACGCGACGGTAAGCGCGCCGAAATCGCTAAAAGTAGCGGGGGAAGTCGGACCAGTCGGGGTCGCGCTTCTGCAGGAAGGCGTCGCGGCCCTCGACGGCCTCGTCGGTCATGTAGGCCAGCCGGGTGGCCTCACCGGCGAACAGCTGCTGGCCGACCAGGCCGTCGTCGAGCAGGTTGAAGGCGTACTTGAGCATGCGGATCGCCTGCGGCGACTTGCCGTTGATCTCCGAGGCCCATTGCAACGCAACGTCTTCCAGGTCGGCGTGGTCGACGACCTCGTTGACCGCGCCCATCGCGTACATCTGCTCGGCGGTGTAGGGCCGGCCCAGAAAGAAGATCTCGCGGGCGAACTTCTGCCCGGTCTGCCGCGCCAGGTACGCGCTGCCATAGCCGCCGTCGAAGCTGCCGACGTCGGCGTCGGTCTGCTTGAACCGGGCGTGCTCGCGCGACGCCAGCGTCAGGTCGCACACCGCGTGCAGGGAGTGCCCGCCGCCGGCCGCCCACCCGTTCACTAGACAGATCACCGGCTTCGGCATGAACCGGATGAGCCGCTGCACCTCGAGGATGTGCAGCCGGCCGGCCTGGGCGGGGTCCACCGTCTCGGCGGTCTCGCCGGACGCGTACTGGTACCCGGTGCGACCGCGGATCCGCTGATCGCCGCCGGAGCAGAACGCCCAGCCGCCGTCCTTCGGGGACGGGCCGTTGCCGGTCAGCAGGACGACGCCGACGTCGCTCGACATCCGGGCGTGGTCGAGCACGCGGTACAGCTCGTCGACGGTGTGTGGCCGGAACGCGTTGCGCACCTCGGGCCGGTCGAAGGCCACCCGCACGGTCGGCTGCGCGACGCCGTCGACGACGTGCCGGTGGTAGGTGATGTCGGTCAGCTCGAAGCGGGGCACGGGCTCCCACACGGTCGGATCGAACGGATTACCCGAGAAATCGCTCACGGGAACGACCTTAGAGCGGGTGCGCTCGGGTTTCACAGGCGCTGCCCAGGGGTACCAATCGACCCGCAGGTGGTGCGATCCGAGCACCCCGGACGAGAGGACCACGATGAAGCGGTCAGCAGGAGTGTTGGTCTCGGGCGTCATCGCCGGACTGATGCTGGTCGGATGCTCCCCGTCCGTCCAGGGCGGCGACACCCCGTGCAAGGACTTCGTCGGGGCCGACGAGAAGACGCAGAACGAAGCGGTCAACAAGATGCTCAAGGACGAGAAGGGCGCCGATCCGTCGTCGCTCGAGGTCTCGGGCACCCGCCTCGCGGTGCAGACCTACTGCCAGACCGCGGGCACGCAGGACACCCCGATCAAGAACGCCCCGCACCTGTAACGGGGTCGAACCGGAACACCGCGCAACGCCCGGCGAGTGCCTCGAACTCGTCGGGCGTTCCGTCTGTCACCAGCCCCGACCGCTGCATGAAACTCACCCCGGTGGGGACCAGCGTCGGGAACTCACGCAGCAGCGGACGTGCCTCGTCGGCGGACAGTTCGACCATCCGGACGGTTTCCGAGCGCCTGCCCTGGGTGAGCGTCGCGGTCTCCGCGGCGCGGGCGTTGCGCTCCCAGTCGGCTCCGGGGAAGCCGGAGACGACGTAGCGCCGGCCGTCGACCGTCATGGGCGTGATCGGCGTCGACCGCGGCTTGCCCGACGTGCGCCCCGGCACGGTGAGCACCACCGGCCCGTCCTTCATCAGGCCGGTCTTCATGACGGCCATCATCAGCTTGTTCATCGGTTTGAGCCACCACGGCGGCGTCGGTTCGGCCACGTCGCCAGCCTAGATCTCGACGCCGGCCGCGGCCAGGGCGCGGATCAGGCCGTCGGGACGGCGGTCGGTGGGCAGCGGATCGACAAGGGCGAAGCGGCAACCCACGGCCTCGGCGCCGCCGTCGGCCTCCTCGCTGTCGCCGACCATCAGCGTCTCGGACGCGTCGACGCCGAGCCGGTCCAGGGCGATGGTGAAGATCTCCGGCGTCGGCTTGACCGCGCCCACCTCGAAGCTCAGCACGAACTCCGTCACGCACTCGGCGACGCCGAGATCGCGGAACGCGGGCCGGAGGTCGAACGCGATGTTCGACACCACTGCCACGCGAATGCCACTGTGCCGCAACGACGTCAACACCTGGGCGGTGTCGGGGTAGGGCGTCCAGCTCGCCGGGTCGACGAGCCGGGTGTACAGCGAGCGCGCGTGGTCGTCCGCGATTCCGGAGGACCGCAGGACGTGCAGGTAGGCCTCGCGGTGCAGGTGCGGTTCCAGGTCGCGGTTCACCCAGTTGCGGTACTGCTCGTCGTTCATCTCCACCGAACGCCCGGTGGGGGCGGTGAGCCGGCGCATCAGTTCGGCCTGCACGTGCCCGTCGATCTCCTGCTCATCGACGGTGATGCCGGTGAACCAGCTGTCGTCCTCCTCGAGCCGGAACAGCGTTCCCGAGAAGTCGAACAGCACCGCGCGGGTGGTCGTCATGGCATCCTCTCCGTCGTGGGCAGGGTCTGCGACCGCGCCCGTACCGCCTTGTCCTGCAGTGTCTTGCGCTCCGCATCGTTGGCGGCCAGCGCGGCCGCGGCGTCGAACTCCGTCGCCGCGTCGCGGTGGCGTCCCGCGCGTGCCAGCAGCTCACCGCGCACGCTGGGCAGCAGGTACGAGCCGTCGAGCCCGTCGATCCGGTCGAGCAGCGCGAGGCCCGCCTCCGGTCCCGAGCGCATGGCGACGGCGACCGCCCGGTTGAGTTCGACCACCGGGGACGGCGCAATGCGCAGCAACGCGTCGTACAGCGTCACGATGCGCACCCAGTCGGTGTCGGCGGCCGTGGGCGCGACGGCGTGGCATTCGGCGAGCGCAGCCTGCAGGCCGTACGGACCCCAGCCGGACCCGTTGCGCGCCAACACGTCCGAGGCTCGTCGCAGCGACGCGACGCCGCGGCCGATCTGCGCGCGGTCCCACGCCGAACGGTCCTGGTCCTCCAGCAGGATCGGCGTGCCGTCGGCCCGGGCGCGCGCTGCGAACCGCGATGACTGGAACTCCATCAGCGCCACCAGGCCGTGCACCTCGGCCTGCTCGGGGAGCAGCGCCGCGAGCGCGCGGCCCAGCCGCAGTGCCTCGGTGCACAGTTCGTCCCGGATCCACCGCTGGCCCGAGGACGCGGAATAGCCTTCGTTGTAGATCAGGTAGACGACCGCCAGCACGGCGGCGAGGCGCGACGGGTACTCCTCGGGCCCGGGTACCTCGAACGGCACGCGGGCGTCGCCGAGTGCCTTCTTGGCCCGCACGATGCGTTGTGCCACGGTCGCCTTCGGCACCAGGAACGCCGAGGCGATCTCCTCGGTGGTGAGCCCGCCGACGACGCGCAGCGTCAGTGCGATCTGGTTCTCCCGGCTCAGCACGGGATGCGCCGCGGTGAAGATCAGCCGCAGCACGTCGTCGTCGATGCGGTCGGGATCCCACGCGTCGACGTGCGAGGTCTCCAGCTCGTGGGCCAGGGCGGCGTACTTGGCGTCGAGGCGTTCGGCGCGGCGCCAGTGGTCGATCGCCTTGCGCTTGGCGACGGTGGTCAGCCACGCGCCGGCGTTGCGCGGCACGCCCGTCGAGGGCCACTGTTCGAGTGCGTCGAGTAGGGCGTCGGCGGCGAGGTCCTCGGCGAGCCCGACGTCACCGACGAGGCGGGTGAGCGTCGCGACGATCCGGGCGGCCTCCATGCGCCACACCGCGTCCACCGTCCGATGGATCCCCGCGGCGGTCGACACCCGACCATTCTGCCGCGCCGTGCCTACACGTAGCGGGCGCGTCCGGCGAGCGCACCGGCGGCGATCTGCACGGCGTAGACCGCCAGGAACATCACCCACGGCACCGTCCACCCGTGCGAGACGTCGTGCAGCAGGCCGAACAGGAACGGGCCGGTGCCCGCGATGAGGTAGCCGAGACCCTGCGCCATGCCGGAGAGCTGCGCGGTGTCGTCGGCGTTGCGGGCGCGCAGCGCGATCACGGCGAGCGCCATCGAGAACGCGCTCATGCCGACGCCGATCAGGATGCTCCACAGCACGGGCTGCGCGGCGGGCGCGAGCATCAGGCCCACGGCGCCGATCAGGCCGGTGGCGCCGAGCCCGACGATCCACCACGTCTGGTGCGCGCTGCGGGCGGCCAGCGGCGAGATGACGAGCGACACCGGCACGCCGACCAGCGACGCCAGCCCGACGAGGATGCCGGCGTGCAGCTTCTCGACGCCGTGGTCGATGAACACCTGTGGCAGCCAGCCCATGACGATGTAGGCCATGAACGCCTGCGTGCCGAAGAACAGCGTCACGGTCCAGGCGAGCGGGCTGCGCAGCAGCGAGCGGCGGGCGCCGGACGGGCGGGTGTGCGCGGCCCACGCGCTGCGGTGCCGCCGGGACGCGGGCAGCCAGACGGCCAGCGCGAGGATGGCGACGACGGCCCACGCGGCGAGCGCGGCGCGCCAGCCACCGAGCGGCTCCTCGAGGCCCGGCGTGACGGCCGATCCCAGCGCGCCGCCGCCCTGCAGTGCGGCGGTGTAGATGCCCGTCATCAGTCCGACGCGGGCCGGGAACGAGCCCTTGATGACGACCGGGATGAGTACGTTGACCAGGGCGATGCCCGCGCAGGCGATCAGGGTCGCGCCGATCAGCAGCGACGGGCCGCCGGTGACGCGCAGGCCCAGCCCGACGGCGAGGGCGACCATGGCCGCGGAGATGGTGCGGCCGAGCCCGATGCGCTGCGCCAGCCACGGCGCCGTCAACCCCGCGGCGGCGAAGCACAGCGCGGGCAGCGTGGTGAGCAGGCCCGCCCAGGTGGCCGACGTCGCGAGGTCGGCGCGCATGTCACCGAGAACCGGCGCGACGCTGGTGACCGCGGGCCGCAGGTTGACCGCGGTGAGGACGACGGCCACCGCGAGCAGGGCCCCGCCCGCCACCACCGGCATCCGGTGGGGTTCGTCGAGCGGCGTCGTGTCGGCATGCGGGGTCGTCGTCACCTTGCTAGGGTCTCATAGATCCCATGATTGGTTGAAAGGATGTCCCTGTGCCGTTGAGCACTGCGCGCCGCACGGGCCTCGTCGATCAGGTCATCGACCAGCTCCGCGCCGCGATCACCGCGGGCGAGTGGCCGATCGGCGGACGCATCCCCAACGAGACCGTCCTCGTCGAGACGCTCGGCGTCGGCCGCAACACCGTGCGCGAGGCCGTCCGGGCGCTGGCGCACGCGGGCATCCTCGAGGTACGCCAGGGTGACGGCACCTACGTGCGGGCCACCAGCGAGGTGTCCGGGGCGTTGCGCCGGCTGTGCGGCGCCGAGCTGCGCGACGTGCTCCAGGTGCGTCGTGGGCTGGAGGTCGAAGGCGCGCGTCTCGCGGCGGCGCACCGCACGCCGGCCGACGTCGACGAACTCCGGGCGCTGCTCGGGCGCCGCGACGCGTGTCTGGCGTCCGGTGACACCGACGCCTTCGCGCGCGCCGACGCCGAGTTCCACCTGGCGGTCGTGCGTAGCGCCCACAACCCGATGCTCGCCGAGCTCTACCGCGGGTTGATGGAGGCCATCACCGCGAGCGTCGCCACCACCCACGAGCAGCCGGTCGAGATCGTCGACCACGGGGTGTTGTTCGACCACATCGCCGCCGGGGACGTCGACCGCGCCGCCCGGACCGCCGGCGAGCTGATCGACCGGATCCTCGCCGGGCTGCCCGAAGCTCGCGCCTAGCCGACGCGCCGCTCGGCGCCCGCCCAGAACTGCGCGCGGACCGCTTTCTTGTCCGGCTTGCCCAATGCGGTGACGGGGACGGAGTCCACCACGACCACCTGCTTGGGCGACTGCACCGAACCCTTGCGCTCCTTCACCGACGCCTGGATCTCGGCGGTCATCCGCGCCACCGCGTCGTCGTCGGTCGGGGCGTCGGGGCGCAGCACGACGACGGCGGTGACGGCCTCGCCCCACTTCTCGTCCGGGGTGCCGATGACGCACACCTGTGCGATCGCGGGATGCTCGGCGACGACGTCCTCGACCTCGCGCGGGAAGACGTTGAACCCGCCGGTGACGATCATGTCCTTGGTGCGGTCGACGATGTACCAGAAGCCGTCGGAGTCCTCCCGGGCCAGGTCGCCGGTGTGCATCCAGCCGTCGCGGAACGTCTCGGCGGTGGGCTCGGGAAGCTGCCAGTAGCCACCGGACACCAGCGGACCGGACACGCAGATCTCGCCGACCTCGCCCTGGGGCACCCGCTTGCCGTCCTCGTCGAGCAGCGCCGTGCGGGCGAACAGCGTCGGCTTGCCGCACGACGTCAGCCGCTTCTCGTCGTGGTCCTTCTTCGCCAGGTAGGTGATCACCATCGGCGCCTCGGACTGGCCGTAGTACTGCGCGAAGATCGGGCCGAACCGGCGGATCGCCTCGGCCAGCCGGACCGGATTCATCGCCGAGGCGCCGTAGTACACGGTCTCCAGCGACGACAGGTCGCGGGTGTGGCTGTCCGGGTGATCCATGAGCGCGTAGATCATCGACGGCACCAGCATCGTCGCGGTGATCTTCTGCTCCTCGATCACCCGCAGCACCTCGGCGGGATCGAACTTGGTGAGCACGATCAGCTCGCCGCCCTTGATGATCGTCGGCACGAAGAATGCCGCGCCGGCGTGCGAGAGCGGCGTGCACATGAGGAAGCGCGGGTTCTCCGGCCACTCCCACTCGGCGAGCTGGATCGTCGTCATCGTCGTGATCGACTGCACCGTGCCCATGACGCCCTTGGGCTTGCCCGTGGTGCCGCCGGTGTAGGTCAGCCCGCCGATGTGATCCGGCGGCAGGTCGGCCGCCACCAACGGCTGCGGCTCGTACTTCGCCGCCTCGGCGGCGAGGTCCACCGCCACCCCGGCCAGCGCCTCCGGCACCGGACCGATCGTCAGGATCTGCGTCAGCGACGGCACCTTCTCCAGCAGGCCCAGCGCCCGCTCGGTGAACATCGGGTTCGGGTCGATGATCAACGACGAGACGCCGGCGTCGGACAGCACGTAGGCGTGATCGTCCAGCGAGCCGAGAGGGTGTAGTGCCGTGCGGCGGTACCCCTGGGTCTGCCCGGCGCCGATGATCATCAGCACCTCGGGCCGGTTGAGCGACAGCAGGCCGACCGCCGCGCCGGTGCCCGCGCCGACCGCCTCGAACGCCTGAATGTACTGGCTGATGCGTTCCGCGAGCTGCCCGCCGGTGAGCGTGGTGTCGCCGAGGAAGAGCACCGGCTTGTCCCGGTTCCGCTTCAGCGCGCCGACCGTGAGGTGACCGGAGTGGATGGGGTGCCTCAGCAGGGAGTCGCTCATGGCATCAGATTAGAACGTGTTTCAGTTTGCTTTCAAGGGTGGCCGCGTCGCCGCCGGTGGTTGGATGGACGGGGTGAGCGACCTGCGGACGACGATCCTCGAGCTGGCCCGCGCCCGCGGCCCGGCCAAGACGATCTGCCCGTCCGACGCCGCCCGCGCCATCGGCGGCGACGGCTGGCGCGACCTGATGGACGACGCCCGCGAGACCGCCCGCGACCTCGCCCGCCTCGGCGAGGTCGAGATCACCCAGCGCGGCGACGTCCTCGACCCCGACGCCCCCTGGCGCGGCCCCATCCGGATCCGGATCGCCCGCGCCGATCCCGGCGACTAGCCCCCAGTTGCGCCGAAATGACATTCCCTGCGCTCAAGGCGCTGCTCTGGGCACGGGGAATGTCATTTCGGCGACGGCCTACCGCGCCAGTCGGTCCGCGTCGGCCCGCGCCTTGGCGGCGAGCTTCTCGGCGAGGTCCGCCTTCCACGCGATCTCCTTGCGGATCCACGGGTTGTCGAGCGGGAACTCGTCGGTTTCCGACACCCGCCGCACCTCGAGCTTCACGCCGGGCCCGAGCGGCACCTTGCGCGCCCACTGCTTGGCCTCCTCCTTCGAGGACACCTCGAGGATCCAGAAGCCGTTGAACAGTTCCTTGGCCTCGGTGTAGGGCCCGTCGGTCACCACCGGCGGGTCGGCGTCGAAGTCGACGACGAAGCCCTCCTCCGGTCCGGTCAGGCCTTCGCCGGCCAGCAGCACGCCGGCCTTGATCAGCTCCTCGTTGAACCGGCCCATCGACTCGATCACCTGGTCGAAGTCGATCTCCATCTCGGCCATCAGCGCCTCGGCCCTGGGGTCGACCCGCATGATCAGCATGTACCGCGCCATCGTGATGTCCCTTCCTCCGTGGGCCGCACCATTGTCGTTCGGCGGCCCTCGTGATGACGTCGAACGGCGCACCCCGGATTTCGACACGGGACGCGAGATTCGTAGCAGAATTCCCGACGTGCCCGCTGACCTGGTCGTCTACGGAACCATCCTGACCGTCGACGACGCCAGGCCGACGGCCGAGGCGCTCGCCGCGGTCGACGGGCGCATCGTCGCGGTGGGGTCGCGCTCCGAGGTCGCCGGCCACGTCGGGCCGGACACGGAGGTCCTCGACGTCGCCGACGGGTGCGTGCTGCCCGGCTTCGTCGAGGCGCACGGCCATCCGCTCATGGAGGCGATGGTGCTGTCCGACCGGATCGTCGACATCCGCCCCGTCACGATGCGCGCCGCCACGGACGTGCTGCGGGCGATCGGCAGCGAGGTGGCCGCGCGCGGTGGTGACGGCGCCTACCTCAACGGCTGGGATCCGCTGCTGCAGGAGGGCCTGCCGACGCCGACACTGGCGTGGCTCGACGCCCAGGCGCCCGACACCCCGCTGGTGATCGTCCACAACTCCGGACACAAGGCGTTCTTCAACTCCGCTGCCGCGCGTGCCCGGGGGCTGACGCGCGACACCCCCGATCCGAAGGGGGCGCGCTTCGGTCGCGACGCCGCCGGGGACCTGGACGGCACGGCCGAGGAGTCCAGCGCGGTGTTCGCCCTGCTCGGCGGAGCGATCGACACGGCCGGCTATCCGGGGATGCTGCTGGCCGAGTGCGCCCGGCTGAATCGTGCCGGGCTGACGACGTGCTCGGAGATGGCCTTCGACCCGATGTTCCAGCCGGCCCTCGACGCGCTGCGCGACCGTCTGACGGTGCGGTTGCGCACCTACGAGATGTCGACGCCGGCCATGGCGACCCGGGCGACGCTCGCCAACGGCGACGACGTGGTCAAGCAGGTCGGCATCAAGATCTGGGTCGACGGGTCGCCGTGGATCGGCAACGTCGACCTCACGTTTCCCTACCTGGACACCGACGCCGTGCGGGCGATCGGCGTGACGCCAGGGTCGTGCGGACACGCCAACTACACCCGTGAGCAGTTGACCGAGATCGTGCACGCCTACTACCCGCTCGGCTGGCAGATGGCCTGCCACGTGCAGGGTGATCGTGGCGTCGACACCATCCTCGACGTGTACGCCGACGCGCTGGAGCGCTGGCCGCGCGCCGATCACCGGCTGCGGCTGGAGCACGTCGGGGCCATCACCGACGCGCAGCTGCGCCGCGCCCACGACCTCGGCGTGACGTGCAGCATCTTCGTCGACCAGATCCACTACTGGGGCGACGTGCTGGTCGACGGTCTGTTCGGGCCGGAGCGCGGCTCGCGGTGGATGCCCGCCGGGTCGGCCGTCGCGACCGGCATGCGCATCTCGCTGCACAACGATCCGCCCGTCACGCCGGAGGAACCGCTGCGCAACATCGCCGTCGCGAGCACCCGCACGGCACCCAGCGGCCGGGTGCTCGCCCCGGAGGAACGGCTCACCGTCGAGCAGGCGATCCGCGCGCAGACCCTCGACGCGGCGTGGCAGTTGTTCGCCGACGACGTGATCGGCTCGCTGGAGGTCGGCAAGTACGCCGACCTGGTCGTCCTGTCGGCCGACCCCCGCGCGGTGGCGCCCGAGGACGTCGCCGACCTCGAGGTCCGGGCGACCTATCTGGCGGGTCGGCGGGTTTACGCCAAAGCGGGTTGACAACTGGCGTTGTCATGGCACGCTTCGGAGTCATGTCCGACCAGCCGTCCGCCCCCGCGGAGACCCCCCGCTTCCTCGACGAGCGCACCGCCCACTGGGCCGCGACCACTCCCGACGCCGAGGCCATCACCTATCGCGACCGCACGTGGACGTGGGCGCAGTGGTACGAC is from Mycolicibacterium grossiae and encodes:
- a CDS encoding GNAT family N-acetyltransferase → MPGRTFTAVYLDVGDVVLRKARESDREAIIAHAIDPDVRAHLGGPQPRHAVEHDLDAAGVGAVTDAPGAFVLADKATDTLVGTMSLTRRGMHHPGHVAPGGEELELSYTLDRDRWGRGLAFRAAHAVLRAAAAELPDEPVIVVTDSRNTRSLRLARRLGFVPATTFVEYGAEQTLAVAHLRQFAERP
- a CDS encoding 1,4-dihydroxy-2-naphthoyl-CoA synthase, which produces MSDFSGNPFDPTVWEPVPRFELTDITYHRHVVDGVAQPTVRVAFDRPEVRNAFRPHTVDELYRVLDHARMSSDVGVVLLTGNGPSPKDGGWAFCSGGDQRIRGRTGYQYASGETAETVDPAQAGRLHILEVQRLIRFMPKPVICLVNGWAAGGGHSLHAVCDLTLASREHARFKQTDADVGSFDGGYGSAYLARQTGQKFAREIFFLGRPYTAEQMYAMGAVNEVVDHADLEDVALQWASEINGKSPQAIRMLKYAFNLLDDGLVGQQLFAGEATRLAYMTDEAVEGRDAFLQKRDPDWSDFPRYF
- a CDS encoding nitroreductase/quinone reductase family protein, whose translation is MNKLMMAVMKTGLMKDGPVVLTVPGRTSGKPRSTPITPMTVDGRRYVVSGFPGADWERNARAAETATLTQGRRSETVRMVELSADEARPLLREFPTLVPTGVSFMQRSGLVTDGTPDEFEALAGRCAVFRFDPVTGAGRS
- a CDS encoding HAD family hydrolase encodes the protein MTTTRAVLFDFSGTLFRLEEDDSWFTGITVDEQEIDGHVQAELMRRLTAPTGRSVEMNDEQYRNWVNRDLEPHLHREAYLHVLRSSGIADDHARSLYTRLVDPASWTPYPDTAQVLTSLRHSGIRVAVVSNIAFDLRPAFRDLGVAECVTEFVLSFEVGAVKPTPEIFTIALDRLGVDASETLMVGDSEEADGGAEAVGCRFALVDPLPTDRRPDGLIRALAAAGVEI
- a CDS encoding RNA polymerase sigma factor, whose product is MEAARIVATLTRLVGDVGLAEDLAADALLDALEQWPSTGVPRNAGAWLTTVAKRKAIDHWRRAERLDAKYAALAHELETSHVDAWDPDRIDDDVLRLIFTAAHPVLSRENQIALTLRVVGGLTTEEIASAFLVPKATVAQRIVRAKKALGDARVPFEVPGPEEYPSRLAAVLAVVYLIYNEGYSASSGQRWIRDELCTEALRLGRALAALLPEQAEVHGLVALMEFQSSRFAARARADGTPILLEDQDRSAWDRAQIGRGVASLRRASDVLARNGSGWGPYGLQAALAECHAVAPTAADTDWVRIVTLYDALLRIAPSPVVELNRAVAVAMRSGPEAGLALLDRIDGLDGSYLLPSVRGELLARAGRHRDAATEFDAAAALAANDAERKTLQDKAVRARSQTLPTTERMP
- a CDS encoding CynX/NimT family MFS transporter — encoded protein: MPVVAGGALLAVAVVLTAVNLRPAVTSVAPVLGDMRADLATSATWAGLLTTLPALCFAAAGLTAPWLAQRIGLGRTISAAMVALAVGLGLRVTGGPSLLIGATLIACAGIALVNVLIPVVIKGSFPARVGLMTGIYTAALQGGGALGSAVTPGLEEPLGGWRAALAAWAVVAILALAVWLPASRRHRSAWAAHTRPSGARRSLLRSPLAWTVTLFFGTQAFMAYIVMGWLPQVFIDHGVEKLHAGILVGLASLVGVPVSLVISPLAARSAHQTWWIVGLGATGLIGAVGLMLAPAAQPVLWSILIGVGMSAFSMALAVIALRARNADDTAQLSGMAQGLGYLIAGTGPFLFGLLHDVSHGWTVPWVMFLAVYAVQIAAGALAGRARYV
- a CDS encoding FadR/GntR family transcriptional regulator, yielding MPLSTARRTGLVDQVIDQLRAAITAGEWPIGGRIPNETVLVETLGVGRNTVREAVRALAHAGILEVRQGDGTYVRATSEVSGALRRLCGAELRDVLQVRRGLEVEGARLAAAHRTPADVDELRALLGRRDACLASGDTDAFARADAEFHLAVVRSAHNPMLAELYRGLMEAITASVATTHEQPVEIVDHGVLFDHIAAGDVDRAARTAGELIDRILAGLPEARA
- the fadD8 gene encoding fatty-acid--CoA ligase FadD8, producing the protein MSDSLLRHPIHSGHLTVGALKRNRDKPVLFLGDTTLTGGQLAERISQYIQAFEAVGAGTGAAVGLLSLNRPEVLMIIGAGQTQGYRRTALHPLGSLDDHAYVLSDAGVSSLIIDPNPMFTERALGLLEKVPSLTQILTIGPVPEALAGVAVDLAAEAAKYEPQPLVAADLPPDHIGGLTYTGGTTGKPKGVMGTVQSITTMTTIQLAEWEWPENPRFLMCTPLSHAGAAFFVPTIIKGGELIVLTKFDPAEVLRVIEEQKITATMLVPSMIYALMDHPDSHTRDLSSLETVYYGASAMNPVRLAEAIRRFGPIFAQYYGQSEAPMVITYLAKKDHDEKRLTSCGKPTLFARTALLDEDGKRVPQGEVGEICVSGPLVSGGYWQLPEPTAETFRDGWMHTGDLAREDSDGFWYIVDRTKDMIVTGGFNVFPREVEDVVAEHPAIAQVCVIGTPDEKWGEAVTAVVVLRPDAPTDDDAVARMTAEIQASVKERKGSVQSPKQVVVVDSVPVTALGKPDKKAVRAQFWAGAERRVG
- a CDS encoding DUF3253 domain-containing protein; this translates as MDGVSDLRTTILELARARGPAKTICPSDAARAIGGDGWRDLMDDARETARDLARLGEVEITQRGDVLDPDAPWRGPIRIRIARADPGD
- a CDS encoding YciI family protein, whose translation is MARYMLIMRVDPRAEALMAEMEIDFDQVIESMGRFNEELIKAGVLLAGEGLTGPEEGFVVDFDADPPVVTDGPYTEAKELFNGFWILEVSSKEEAKQWARKVPLGPGVKLEVRRVSETDEFPLDNPWIRKEIAWKADLAEKLAAKARADADRLAR
- a CDS encoding amidohydrolase encodes the protein MPADLVVYGTILTVDDARPTAEALAAVDGRIVAVGSRSEVAGHVGPDTEVLDVADGCVLPGFVEAHGHPLMEAMVLSDRIVDIRPVTMRAATDVLRAIGSEVAARGGDGAYLNGWDPLLQEGLPTPTLAWLDAQAPDTPLVIVHNSGHKAFFNSAAARARGLTRDTPDPKGARFGRDAAGDLDGTAEESSAVFALLGGAIDTAGYPGMLLAECARLNRAGLTTCSEMAFDPMFQPALDALRDRLTVRLRTYEMSTPAMATRATLANGDDVVKQVGIKIWVDGSPWIGNVDLTFPYLDTDAVRAIGVTPGSCGHANYTREQLTEIVHAYYPLGWQMACHVQGDRGVDTILDVYADALERWPRADHRLRLEHVGAITDAQLRRAHDLGVTCSIFVDQIHYWGDVLVDGLFGPERGSRWMPAGSAVATGMRISLHNDPPVTPEEPLRNIAVASTRTAPSGRVLAPEERLTVEQAIRAQTLDAAWQLFADDVIGSLEVGKYADLVVLSADPRAVAPEDVADLEVRATYLAGRRVYAKAG